One Brachyspira pilosicoli P43/6/78 genomic window carries:
- the trxA gene encoding thioredoxin TrxA produces the protein MVELDKDTFDEKVINSKELCLVDYFGDTCEPCKALMPHVHELAKQYEGKVPFYSFNTSKARRLAIREKILGLPTIAIYKDGAKVKEVTKEEATIENIKAMVDSML, from the coding sequence ATGGTAGAATTAGATAAAGATACTTTTGATGAGAAGGTTATTAATTCAAAAGAATTATGCCTAGTTGATTATTTTGGCGATACTTGTGAACCTTGTAAAGCATTAATGCCTCATGTTCATGAATTAGCTAAACAATATGAAGGTAAAGTACCTTTCTATTCTTTCAATACTTCTAAAGCAAGAAGATTGGCTATTCGTGAAAAGATTTTAGGACTTCCTACTATTGCCATTTATAAAGACGGTGCTAAAGTAAAAGAAGTAACTAAAGAAGAAGCTACTATCGAAAACATTAAAGCTATGGTTGATAGTATGCTATAA
- a CDS encoding lytic transglycosylase domain-containing protein → MFNSCDTFDLYLRKGLDGVNLYELTVYGEALGSDIKVVELRGFNVDDFRTERVSYYLDRYQGSWRPHMQKIIDRAQIYLPYIKQVFAEKGVPEDLAYLPIIESSFYPQAVSHAGAAGLWQFMPMTGAIYNLKVNYWSDDRFDPERSTKAAAEHLMRLDENFKSWVIALIAYNAGGGRISRAIKQVKSNNFYDLLRAKVLPKETEEYIPKYVASVIIAKNPEKFGFKINKPKVVFPEGDLVYVDDAADLSIIADMIDAETEDLKALNPHLSRGVTPPGMVRYPLRIPEGKEQLFYDTFGKIPASERVTFRRHEVKMNETLSHLSRFYNVPMQAIVEINKLKSRNLNIGQQVMIPIQGLDNAKQVDLAQYEEEQERIREGKFVYFESLPPPDYEYKDIMYHIRAGDTLWIIARKFKVDVAEIKAWNKLDSNVLSIGSEIFLRIPVNK, encoded by the coding sequence TTGTTTAACTCTTGCGATACTTTTGATTTATATTTACGAAAGGGTTTAGACGGCGTTAATCTTTATGAGCTTACAGTTTATGGTGAGGCACTTGGAAGCGATATTAAAGTAGTAGAGCTTAGAGGGTTTAATGTTGATGATTTTCGTACTGAGAGAGTTTCTTATTATTTAGATAGGTATCAGGGTAGTTGGCGTCCTCATATGCAAAAGATTATTGACAGGGCACAGATATATTTGCCTTATATAAAGCAGGTATTTGCAGAAAAAGGGGTGCCTGAAGATTTAGCTTATTTACCTATAATAGAGAGCAGTTTTTATCCTCAGGCTGTTTCGCATGCTGGGGCTGCTGGGCTTTGGCAGTTTATGCCTATGACGGGAGCTATATACAATTTAAAAGTTAATTATTGGTCTGATGATAGGTTTGACCCAGAGCGTTCTACAAAGGCGGCTGCTGAGCATTTGATGAGGCTTGATGAAAATTTTAAATCTTGGGTTATTGCATTAATAGCGTATAATGCAGGAGGGGGAAGAATATCTAGGGCTATTAAGCAAGTAAAAAGTAATAATTTTTATGATTTGCTTAGGGCTAAAGTGCTTCCAAAAGAGACTGAAGAGTATATACCTAAATATGTAGCCTCTGTTATTATAGCAAAAAACCCAGAGAAATTTGGATTTAAGATTAACAAACCAAAAGTAGTTTTTCCAGAGGGTGATTTGGTTTATGTTGATGATGCGGCTGATTTATCTATAATAGCCGATATGATAGATGCAGAAACAGAAGATTTAAAAGCACTTAATCCGCATTTATCAAGAGGTGTAACTCCTCCTGGTATGGTGCGTTATCCTTTAAGAATACCTGAGGGAAAAGAGCAATTATTTTATGATACTTTCGGTAAGATTCCTGCTTCAGAGAGAGTTACATTTAGAAGACATGAAGTTAAAATGAATGAAACTCTTTCGCATTTATCTAGATTTTATAATGTACCTATGCAGGCTATTGTTGAGATAAACAAATTAAAATCAAGAAATTTAAATATAGGTCAGCAGGTGATGATTCCTATTCAGGGACTAGACAATGCTAAGCAGGTAGATTTAGCTCAATATGAAGAAGAGCAGGAGAGAATAAGAGAAGGTAAGTTTGTATATTTTGAATCTCTGCCTCCTCCTGATTATGAGTATAAGGATATAATGTATCATATAAGGGCAGGAGATACTCTTTGGATTATAGCAAGGAAGTTTAAAGTTGATGTTGCTGAGATTAAGGCTTGGAATAAACTTGACAGCAATGTGCTTTCTATAGGCTCAGAAATATTTTTAAGAATTCCTGTAAATAAATAA
- a CDS encoding YajQ family cyclic di-GMP-binding protein — MPKDPSFDIVSVVDMQVMDDCVNVAVKEISNRFDFKGQNITIELNKGEKTVTITAPAEFVLNQVKDILFQKFIKRGLNQKSLREKKKEKASGDAVREINEIVNGIDKDLAKEIVKDIKDMKLKVQASIQDEQVRVSGAKKDDLQAVITMLKGKDYPIPLQFVNFR; from the coding sequence ATGCCAAAAGATCCAAGCTTTGATATAGTTTCAGTAGTAGATATGCAGGTTATGGACGATTGTGTTAATGTTGCTGTAAAAGAAATAAGCAATAGATTCGATTTTAAAGGGCAAAATATCACAATAGAATTAAACAAAGGTGAAAAAACTGTAACCATAACAGCACCTGCGGAGTTTGTACTTAATCAAGTAAAAGATATATTATTTCAGAAGTTTATTAAAAGAGGCTTAAATCAAAAAAGTTTAAGAGAAAAGAAAAAAGAGAAAGCAAGCGGCGATGCTGTAAGAGAGATAAATGAAATAGTTAATGGTATAGATAAAGATTTAGCCAAAGAAATAGTAAAAGATATAAAAGACATGAAACTAAAAGTTCAGGCAAGCATACAAGATGAGCAAGTAAGAGTATCTGGTGCTAAAAAAGATGATTTACAAGCTGTAATTACTATGCTAAAAGGAAAAGATTATCCTATACCTTTGCAATTTGTAAACTTTAGATAA
- a CDS encoding phosphatidate cytidylyltransferase — protein sequence MKGRLISVALTLPLFTIILLYNRVIFLFHALILAISIISTLEIFNMAKVYRQKNFRTVITTIAAMVLGYVITICGTNILHGDFSRLYKFTQINNISMSLSLVMVFVLIAVLFIINMFKVNVSTFEERGRAILTAVFCFIYVGLGVWHISLMRFMTSGKYYIVFILLCAWLSDTGGYVVGRKFGKHKLSNSASPNKSYEGLVGMFLFTIPVSILYYYLYSNGYLSLVLGKDIPTFSLSQIIWLTVIFTLTGFLGDMGESLIKRMYDTKDSSKMFPGHGGVFDIFDSVILTAPISYYIIIILLN from the coding sequence ATGAAGGGAAGACTTATATCTGTAGCATTAACTTTACCATTATTTACTATTATATTGCTTTACAATAGAGTTATTTTTCTCTTTCATGCTTTGATATTAGCTATTTCTATAATAAGTACATTAGAAATATTTAATATGGCTAAGGTTTATAGGCAAAAGAATTTTAGAACAGTAATAACAACTATAGCAGCTATGGTTTTAGGATATGTTATTACCATATGCGGTACTAATATACTTCATGGAGATTTTTCACGTCTTTATAAGTTTACTCAAATAAATAATATTTCTATGAGCTTATCGCTTGTTATGGTATTTGTTTTAATAGCCGTTCTTTTTATAATAAATATGTTTAAGGTGAATGTATCTACTTTTGAAGAGAGGGGCAGGGCTATACTTACTGCGGTATTTTGTTTTATATATGTTGGACTTGGAGTATGGCATATATCTTTAATGCGTTTTATGACTAGCGGTAAATATTATATTGTATTTATATTATTATGTGCTTGGCTTAGTGATACTGGCGGATATGTGGTTGGAAGGAAATTTGGAAAACATAAACTTTCAAATAGTGCCTCTCCAAATAAAAGTTACGAAGGTTTAGTAGGTATGTTTTTATTTACAATACCTGTTTCTATACTTTATTATTATTTATATTCAAATGGATATTTAAGCTTAGTGCTTGGGAAAGATATACCTACATTTTCTCTATCACAGATAATATGGCTTACTGTAATATTTACATTAACAGGTTTTCTTGGGGATATGGGAGAGAGCCTAATTAAAAGAATGTATGATACTAAAGATTCAAGCAAGATGTTCCCGGGTCATGGCGGAGTATTTGATATATTTGACAGCGTGATATTGACTGCACCTATATCTTATTACATTATAATAATATTATTAAATTAA